The Myxococcales bacterium genome includes a region encoding these proteins:
- a CDS encoding polysaccharide deacetylase family protein: protein MGTRERAAAVLHRLGALGVAMRVRALAPARSLVVVTYHHVCDPGPAYAFDPDVADVTPAQFRRQLALLTRHFNVIDLATLAGGLDGGALPPNPCLITFDDGYRSNLTEALPALRAAGVPATFFIATGFTTQRRMYWWDRIAYLVRHATRPRVSLTYPRALTLDLAAPAVGRAALVKLVKNTDGLDLERFLTELAAAAGVPWDAARERALADELIMTWDEVRTLAAAGMTIESHTRDHRVLETLPAEALADDLRGARAELARELGVTSRAIAYPVGRTIARYPAVRAAVADAGYQLGFTNASGLVDLRRRARLDRLDLARIAVDRDLSDAMFLAQLAVPGFAYSRTPENV from the coding sequence ATGGGCACGCGCGAGCGCGCCGCCGCGGTCCTGCACCGGCTCGGGGCGCTGGGCGTCGCCATGCGCGTGCGCGCGCTGGCCCCGGCGCGCTCGCTCGTGGTCGTCACGTACCACCACGTCTGCGACCCGGGCCCGGCCTACGCGTTCGATCCCGACGTGGCCGACGTGACGCCGGCGCAGTTCCGCCGCCAGCTCGCGCTCTTGACCCGGCACTTCAACGTGATCGATCTGGCGACCCTCGCCGGCGGGCTCGACGGCGGCGCGCTGCCGCCCAACCCGTGCCTGATCACCTTCGACGACGGCTACCGCTCGAACCTGACCGAGGCGCTGCCGGCGCTGCGGGCGGCCGGCGTCCCCGCGACCTTCTTCATCGCCACCGGCTTCACCACCCAGCGCCGCATGTACTGGTGGGATCGCATCGCGTACCTGGTCCGTCACGCCACCCGCCCGCGCGTGAGCCTGACCTACCCGCGCGCGCTCACGCTCGATCTGGCCGCGCCCGCGGTCGGCCGCGCGGCGCTGGTCAAGCTGGTCAAGAACACCGATGGCCTCGACCTCGAGCGGTTCCTGACCGAGCTCGCGGCCGCGGCCGGGGTGCCGTGGGACGCCGCGCGCGAGCGGGCCCTGGCCGACGAGCTGATCATGACCTGGGACGAGGTCCGGACGCTGGCCGCGGCCGGGATGACGATCGAGTCGCACACCCGCGACCACCGCGTGCTCGAGACCCTGCCGGCCGAGGCGCTGGCGGACGATCTGCGCGGCGCCCGCGCCGAGCTGGCGCGTGAGCTCGGCGTCACCAGCCGCGCGATCGCGTACCCGGTCGGGCGCACGATCGCGCGCTACCCGGCCGTGCGCGCCGCCGTGGCCGACGCCGGCTACCAGCTCGGCTTCACCAACGCCAGCGGGCTGGTCGATCTGCGCCGCCGGGCGCGCCTCGATCGCCTCGACCTGGCGCGGATCGCGGTCGACCGCGATCTGTCCGACGCGATGTTCCTGGCCCAGCTGGCGGTGCCAGGGTTCGCCTACTCGCGCACCCCCGAGAACGTATGA
- a CDS encoding class I SAM-dependent methyltransferase, translated as MSTKDDLLAAYHHLRSGDVRAALVELDLPTRTAAARARAEQVVRRAWMKYALRTVRQNDAHDRLDLAYKMPDPWHMASAQEQARFAETNAIIARELGDHHETLLEIGCGEGHQTEHLMALADRVTGLDVSATAVERARARLPDAEFAVGDIYAQPWAEERGRFDLVTACEVIYYMSDMPGFLRTIDRLGRECLVTYFAPAARKVAVHVDAMPGVEQTRFRYQDVEWVAAWWPGAAQRSA; from the coding sequence ATGAGCACCAAGGACGACCTCCTCGCCGCCTACCACCACCTCCGCAGCGGCGACGTCCGCGCCGCGCTGGTCGAGCTCGACCTGCCGACCCGCACCGCCGCCGCGCGCGCGCGCGCCGAGCAGGTCGTCCGCCGCGCCTGGATGAAGTACGCGCTGCGCACCGTGCGCCAGAACGACGCCCACGACCGGCTCGACCTCGCCTACAAGATGCCGGACCCCTGGCACATGGCCTCGGCCCAGGAGCAGGCGCGGTTCGCCGAGACCAACGCGATCATCGCGCGCGAGCTGGGTGACCACCACGAGACGCTGCTCGAGATCGGCTGCGGCGAGGGCCACCAGACCGAGCACCTGATGGCGCTGGCCGACCGCGTGACCGGGCTCGACGTGTCGGCCACCGCGGTCGAGCGCGCGCGCGCGCGCCTGCCCGACGCCGAGTTCGCGGTCGGCGACATCTACGCCCAGCCCTGGGCCGAGGAGCGCGGCCGCTTCGATCTGGTGACCGCGTGCGAGGTCATCTACTACATGAGCGACATGCCCGGCTTCCTGCGCACGATCGACCGGCTCGGCCGCGAGTGCCTGGTCACCTACTTCGCGCCGGCGGCGCGCAAGGTCGCGGTCCACGTCGACGCGATGCCCGGCGTCGAGCAGACCCGGTTCCGCTACCAGGACGTCGAGTGGGTGGCGGCGTGGTGGCCGGGCGCGGCCCAGCGCAGCGCCTGA
- a CDS encoding PepSY-associated TM helix domain-containing protein, with translation MARVMWRKWFRILHRDVGYVAVALIIAYGVSGLAVNHIEDWNPNYRFTQRSFDIGPLPPGPPAELEATAVARLRLDRAAVRGHFLETERELRIFLGDGQEARLDVTTGRGTLKTITRRAVLFELNALHLNNLKGVWTYVADLFAVALIFLALTGMTMMKGDRGLRGRGKWFVGAGLTVPIGFIVYLYQ, from the coding sequence GTGGCGCGCGTGATGTGGCGGAAGTGGTTCCGCATCCTCCACCGCGACGTCGGCTACGTCGCGGTCGCGCTGATCATCGCGTACGGCGTGTCGGGCCTGGCGGTCAACCACATCGAGGACTGGAACCCGAACTACCGGTTCACGCAGCGCTCGTTCGACATCGGGCCGCTGCCGCCGGGCCCGCCGGCCGAGCTCGAGGCGACCGCGGTCGCGCGCCTCCGCCTCGATCGCGCCGCCGTGCGCGGCCACTTCCTCGAGACCGAGCGCGAGCTGCGGATCTTCCTGGGCGACGGCCAGGAGGCCCGGCTCGACGTGACCACCGGCCGGGGCACGCTCAAGACGATCACCCGGCGCGCGGTGCTGTTCGAGCTCAACGCGCTGCACCTGAACAACCTCAAGGGCGTCTGGACCTACGTCGCCGATCTGTTCGCGGTCGCGCTGATCTTCCTGGCGCTGACCGGCATGACCATGATGAAGGGCGACCGCGGCCTGCGCGGGCGCGGCAAGTGGTTCGTCGGCGCCGGCCTGACCGTGCCGATCGGCTTCATCGTCTACCTCTACCAGTAG
- a CDS encoding DUF4920 domain-containing protein, with translation MLAFALLVAAAGCDKGPKTGAAPTAAAKPADTAAAAAKPEGTAVATADGQAFGAGVKLGESTPIASILADPKAFAGKTVRAEGMIVDVCPKRGCWFEMAGAAPGEKLRFKVVDGEMVFPMDAKGKHAVAEGVVAVTEMSLEDSVDYAKYQAEEKGETFDPASVTAPITVVRLDGTGALIRDKM, from the coding sequence TTGCTCGCGTTCGCGCTCCTCGTCGCCGCCGCCGGCTGTGACAAGGGCCCCAAGACCGGCGCCGCGCCGACCGCCGCCGCCAAGCCGGCCGACACCGCCGCCGCCGCCGCCAAGCCCGAGGGCACCGCGGTCGCGACCGCCGACGGCCAGGCGTTCGGCGCTGGCGTCAAGCTGGGCGAGTCGACCCCGATCGCCAGCATCCTCGCCGACCCCAAGGCCTTCGCCGGCAAGACCGTGCGGGCCGAGGGCATGATCGTCGACGTGTGCCCCAAGCGCGGCTGCTGGTTCGAGATGGCCGGCGCCGCGCCCGGCGAGAAGCTGCGCTTCAAGGTCGTCGACGGCGAGATGGTCTTCCCGATGGACGCCAAGGGCAAGCACGCGGTGGCCGAGGGCGTGGTCGCGGTGACCGAGATGTCGCTCGAGGACAGCGTCGACTACGCCAAGTACCAGGCCGAGGAGAAGGGCGAGACCTTCGACCCGGCCAGCGTGACCGCGCCGATCACGGTGGTCCGCCTCGACGGCACCGGCGCGCTCATCCGCGACAAGATGTGA